The Odocoileus virginianus isolate 20LAN1187 ecotype Illinois chromosome 12, Ovbor_1.2, whole genome shotgun sequence genome has a segment encoding these proteins:
- the PHETA1 gene encoding sesquipedalian-1 — MKLNERSLAFYATCDTPADNTGFLYKKGGRHAAYHRRWFVLRGNMLFYFEDAASREPVGVIILEGCTVELVEAAEEFAFAVRFAGSRARTYVLAAESQAAMEGWVKALSRASFDYLRLVVRELEQQLAAVRAGGGPPPARRPRALPSKENGCAVWSAETPAASAPVRANPGSRPGPEPPPLPPRRRASAPNGPLDSASFAQLHEWYGQEIRALRSQWLSSQAQP; from the coding sequence ATGAAGCTGAACGAGCGCAGCCTGGCCTTCTACGCCACCTGCGACACCCCGGCCGACAACACGGGCTTCCTGTACAAGAAGGGCGGCCGGCACGCGGCCTACCACCGCCGCTGGTTCGTGCTGCGCGGCAACATGCTCTTCTACTTCGAGGACGCGGCCAGCCGCGAGCCGGTGGGCGTCATCATCCTGGAGGGCTGCACCGTGGAGCTGGTGGAGGCCGCCGAGGAGTTTGCCTTCGCCGTGCGCTTCGCCGGGTCGCGGGCCCGCACCTACGTGCTGGCGGCCGAGAGCCAGGCCGCCATGGAGGGCTGGGTGAAGGCGCTGTCGCGGGCCAGCTTCGACTACCTGCGGCTGGTGGTGCGCGAGCTGGAGCAGCAGCTGGCGGCCGTGCGCGCGGGCGGCGGCCCACCCCCGGCCCGCCGGCCGCGCGCGCTCCCGTCCAAGGAGAACGGCTGCGCGGTCTGGAGCGCCGAGACCCCCGCCGCCTCCGCCCCCGTTAGGGCCAATCCCGGCTCCCGGCCCGGCCCCGAGCCCCCGCCACTGCCGCCCCGCCGGCGGGCCTCGGCGCCCAACGGGCCTCTAGATTCCGCCTCCTTCGCCCAGCTGCACGAGTGGTACGGACAGGAGATCAGGGCGCTGAGGAGCCAGTGGCTCAGCAGCCAGGCCCAGCCCTGA